From the Malus domestica chromosome 17, GDT2T_hap1 genome, one window contains:
- the LOC103404660 gene encoding U3 small nucleolar ribonucleoprotein protein IMP3-like, which produces MRELKFHEKKLLKKVNFLEWKREEGHRETQVLQRYHVTGRDDYKKYSGLCRMVHKLVNILKQLNPNDPYRIEMTDMLLEKLYNIGVIPSKQSLALCERLSVSSLCRRRLATVLVRLKFAEHLKEAVTYIEQGHIRVGPETVTDPAFLVTRNMEDFITWVDSSKIRRKVLQYNDKLDDYDAMN; this is translated from the exons ATGAGAGAGCTCAAGTTTCATGAGAAGAAGCTGCTGAAGAAAGTGAACTTCTTGGAATGGAAGAGAGAAGAAGGTCACAGAGAAACTCAGGTTCTGCAGCGTTACCATGTCACCGGTCGCGACGACTACAAAAA GTACTCGGGTTTGTGCCGGATGGTGCACAAGCTGGTGAACATATTGAAGCAGTTGAACCCGAACGATCCGTATCGGATCGAAATGACCGATATGCTCTTGGAAAAACT GTATAATATCGGTGTTATACCATCCAAGCAAAGCTTAGCATTATGTGAGCGCTTATCGGTGTCATCCCTTTGCAG ACGTAGGCTTGCAACTGTGTTGGTTCGTCTGAAGTTTGCTGAGCACCTGAAAGAAGCTGTCACGTACATCGAGCAAGGGCACATTCGAGTTGGTCCGGAGACTGTTACCGACCCAGCATTCCTTGTGACAAGGAATATGGAAGATTTCATTACGTGGGTTGATTCATCGAAGATTAGGAGAAAGGTGTTGCAGTACAATGACAAGCTGGACGATTATGATGCGATGAACTAA